In the Burkholderia cenocepacia genome, one interval contains:
- a CDS encoding DUF3772 domain-containing protein encodes MSIQRLSTYARRIALIALLQFAAIATASAFPAAASAPVASGVGAAAPAISLPDAIAQLKQMQAELDRIKQQTSTASNSKELDALDDSAQELSTDVAKLQSDLTPQRAQVQAQLDVLGPAPAEGAAPEAPAVAKQRAALDARKTQIDAALKQAADQKTSLANLTEQFAKLHRSLLKNQLAFRSGSIFSAQFWLPLFHLSPDDRQRLEDFDDELFDMLRSSWVPGQRAITTVLLIAAFAAWLGGRRLIERGLAWIALNRLPPTRLRRSALALSTALSTFLATAIAIQILYLAVARHYELTPSLTDLWDQFAKLAATCALIAGLGRALLCTKHPSWRLPALADPVALAMKPFPSILAGLLLVSGTLESINRIVDTSLSVTLFGRGIVSLVVALTVGASLLRANRARSALAAAGEAPEQRSTLAGLIHAGVTLAIVASLIALLIGYITVARFITYELVWFEIVLCATYILIQLTRDASESLFSSSLSTGQQIKHLFALEDRHLDQARTVLSGFGTSLLMLIAAIALVTGGFGTTPGDLLDSAVAMIGSQRLQSLNIMPDRILNAVIGFAIGFYLLRSLRRWLDGEFMPALGMDTGMRVSLITLFTNVGYVLLVLMTLGLLGVRWNNLAWIVSALSVGIGFGLQEIVKNFVSGLILLTERPVKVGDMVSIAGVEGDIRRINVRATEIQLSDRSTVIVPNSQLISQNVRNVTMGNSTQGVATLVLTFPLNTDPEQVRDLLLDAYREHPAILDKPAPSVTFSQLAPDGITLSVTGYVSSPRIASSTKSDLLFQILKQLRAAGITLSSPQMLVVQNMPANEGPTPHES; translated from the coding sequence ATGTCCATACAACGACTTTCCACGTACGCTCGCCGGATCGCGCTGATCGCGCTGCTGCAGTTCGCGGCGATCGCGACCGCGTCGGCGTTTCCGGCGGCCGCTTCCGCGCCCGTCGCGAGCGGCGTCGGCGCCGCCGCGCCGGCCATTTCCCTGCCCGACGCCATCGCGCAGCTCAAGCAGATGCAGGCCGAGCTGGATCGCATCAAGCAGCAGACCTCGACCGCGTCCAACAGCAAGGAGCTGGACGCGCTCGACGACTCGGCGCAGGAACTGAGCACCGATGTCGCGAAACTGCAGAGCGACCTCACGCCGCAACGTGCGCAGGTTCAGGCGCAGCTCGACGTGCTCGGGCCGGCGCCGGCCGAGGGCGCCGCGCCGGAAGCGCCAGCCGTCGCGAAGCAGCGCGCCGCGCTGGACGCGCGCAAGACCCAGATCGACGCCGCGCTGAAGCAGGCCGCCGACCAGAAGACGAGCCTCGCGAACCTGACCGAGCAGTTCGCGAAGCTGCACCGCAGCCTCCTGAAGAACCAGCTCGCGTTCCGTTCGGGCAGCATCTTCAGCGCGCAGTTCTGGTTGCCGCTGTTCCACCTGTCGCCGGACGATCGCCAGCGGCTCGAGGATTTCGACGACGAACTGTTCGACATGCTGCGCTCGTCGTGGGTGCCGGGGCAGCGTGCGATCACCACCGTGCTGCTGATCGCAGCATTCGCCGCCTGGCTCGGCGGCCGCCGGCTCATCGAGCGCGGGCTCGCGTGGATCGCGCTGAACCGCCTGCCGCCCACCCGCTTGCGCCGCAGTGCGCTGGCGCTGTCGACCGCCCTGTCGACCTTCCTCGCGACGGCCATCGCGATCCAGATCCTCTATCTCGCCGTTGCACGCCACTACGAGCTCACGCCGTCGCTGACCGACCTGTGGGACCAGTTCGCAAAGCTCGCCGCGACCTGCGCACTGATCGCCGGGCTCGGCCGCGCCCTGCTCTGCACGAAGCATCCGTCGTGGCGCCTGCCCGCGCTCGCCGATCCCGTCGCGCTCGCGATGAAGCCGTTCCCCAGCATCCTGGCCGGGCTGCTGCTGGTATCCGGCACGCTCGAATCGATCAACCGGATCGTCGACACCAGCCTGTCGGTCACGCTGTTCGGTCGCGGCATCGTGTCGCTCGTCGTCGCGCTGACGGTCGGCGCCTCGCTGCTGCGCGCGAACCGTGCGCGCAGCGCCCTCGCGGCCGCAGGCGAGGCACCGGAGCAGCGCTCGACGCTCGCTGGGCTGATCCATGCCGGCGTCACGCTCGCGATCGTCGCGTCGTTGATTGCACTCCTGATCGGTTACATCACGGTCGCGCGCTTCATCACGTACGAGCTCGTGTGGTTCGAGATCGTGCTGTGCGCCACCTACATCCTGATCCAGTTGACGCGCGACGCGAGCGAAAGCCTGTTCTCGTCGAGCCTGTCGACGGGCCAGCAGATCAAGCACCTGTTCGCGCTCGAAGACCGCCACCTGGATCAGGCGCGCACGGTCCTGTCCGGCTTCGGCACGAGCCTGCTGATGCTGATCGCGGCGATCGCGCTGGTGACCGGCGGTTTCGGCACGACGCCGGGCGACCTGCTCGACAGCGCGGTCGCGATGATCGGCAGCCAGCGACTGCAGAGCCTGAACATCATGCCCGACCGGATCTTGAACGCCGTGATCGGCTTCGCGATCGGGTTCTACCTGCTGCGCTCGCTGCGCCGCTGGCTCGACGGCGAATTCATGCCCGCGCTCGGCATGGATACGGGCATGCGCGTGTCGCTGATCACGCTGTTCACCAACGTCGGCTACGTGCTGCTCGTGCTGATGACGCTCGGGCTGCTGGGCGTCAGGTGGAACAATCTCGCGTGGATCGTCAGCGCGCTGTCGGTGGGTATCGGCTTCGGCCTGCAGGAAATCGTGAAGAACTTCGTGTCGGGGCTGATCCTGCTGACCGAGCGGCCGGTGAAGGTAGGCGACATGGTCAGCATCGCGGGCGTCGAAGGCGACATCCGCCGCATCAACGTGCGCGCGACCGAAATTCAGCTGAGCGACCGTTCGACCGTGATCGTGCCGAATTCGCAATTGATCTCGCAGAACGTGCGCAACGTGACGATGGGCAACAGCACGCAGGGCGTCGCGACGCTGGTGCTGACGTTCCCGCTGAACACCGATCCGGAGCAGGTGCGCGACCTGCTGCTCGATGCGTATCGCGAGCACCCGGCGATTCTCGACAAGCCGGCGCCGTCGGTGACGTTCAGCCAGCTCGCGCCGGACGGGATCACGCTGAGCGTGACGGGTTACGTGTCGAGCCCGCGGATCGCGAGTTCGACGAAGAGCGATCTGCTGTTCCAGATCCTCAAGCAGTTGCGCGCGGCGGGGATCACGCTGTCGAGCCCGCAGATGCTGGTCGTGCAGAACATGCCGGCGAACGAGGGTCCTACGCCGCACGAATCGTAA